The following proteins are co-located in the Pyrococcus abyssi GE5 genome:
- a CDS encoding DNA-3-methyladenine glycosylase family protein, producing the protein MIDLAKTTHEMIKNGTWKYEKGIFWQALPQGIIGYDGENFIIPEGLSRKEGKIVKEKISFILGLDTDLDSFYSEIEDSKFSFLIDEFYGLTIPAAPSLYQAMVEVIAQQQVSFEFAQKAISNLVKLVGRKVNDLYLFPEPSDIIRLGDRIREAKLGYRASYILSITQEYLRGRLKLDLKDLNEDEAVNYLTKFKGIGRWSAELFLMYGLRKNVYPAGDLGLRRGIAKIFGLNPKKVKEKDVREIIEPYGKWKSLLAFYILCYDRKTQKPGVRK; encoded by the coding sequence ATGATAGACCTGGCAAAAACTACCCATGAGATGATTAAGAACGGAACGTGGAAGTACGAGAAAGGTATATTCTGGCAGGCTCTACCCCAGGGAATAATCGGTTACGATGGTGAGAACTTTATAATACCTGAAGGCTTAAGTAGGAAAGAGGGAAAAATTGTAAAGGAAAAGATAAGCTTTATCCTAGGCTTGGATACTGACTTGGACTCGTTCTACTCTGAAATTGAGGATTCAAAGTTTTCCTTCTTAATCGATGAGTTTTATGGCTTAACCATTCCAGCGGCCCCTAGCTTGTATCAGGCTATGGTGGAGGTTATAGCTCAGCAACAGGTAAGCTTTGAATTCGCTCAGAAGGCAATAAGCAACTTAGTGAAATTAGTTGGTAGAAAGGTTAATGACCTCTACTTATTCCCGGAACCCTCGGATATAATCAGGCTTGGAGATAGGATTAGGGAGGCTAAGCTGGGTTACAGGGCAAGCTACATCCTTTCTATCACCCAGGAGTATTTAAGGGGAAGGCTTAAGCTTGACCTAAAAGATTTAAATGAAGATGAAGCAGTCAATTACCTTACTAAATTTAAAGGGATTGGAAGGTGGAGCGCCGAGCTGTTCCTCATGTACGGGTTAAGGAAGAACGTTTATCCCGCCGGAGACTTAGGACTTAGGAGGGGAATTGCAAAGATATTCGGCCTAAACCCGAAGAAGGTTAAGGAAAAGGACGTGAGGGAGATAATCGAGCCGTATGGAAAGTGGAAGAGCTTGTTGGCCTTTTACATATTATGCTACGATAGAAAAACCCAGAAGCCGGGGGTGAGAAAGTGA
- a CDS encoding multiprotein bridging factor aMBF1, translating into MAKAKPRYCELCGREIRGEGHIIRIEGAELLVCDDCYRKYGRKPGTFSIMPRREPTRRLTPSKPRTPTIRRERPLITEDIVEDYAERVMEAIRKSGLSYEELSHKVGLSVNVLRRIAHGEYTPTIEEAKKLERFFKIKLVERVEADFEQKPIIPRDYEPTLGDIARIKIRKKKKK; encoded by the coding sequence ATGGCAAAGGCAAAGCCAAGGTACTGTGAGCTTTGCGGAAGGGAAATCCGCGGAGAGGGGCACATTATAAGGATTGAGGGAGCTGAACTTTTGGTTTGTGATGATTGCTACAGGAAATACGGAAGGAAGCCCGGAACCTTTAGCATAATGCCAAGGAGAGAGCCTACGAGAAGGTTAACACCTTCAAAGCCCAGGACGCCTACTATAAGGAGGGAGAGGCCGTTAATTACCGAGGACATAGTAGAGGATTACGCCGAGAGGGTGATGGAGGCGATAAGGAAGAGCGGTTTAAGTTACGAGGAGCTCTCCCACAAGGTTGGGCTCTCGGTTAACGTTCTTAGAAGGATAGCCCATGGAGAGTACACTCCAACAATAGAGGAAGCCAAGAAGCTTGAGAGGTTCTTTAAGATAAAGCTCGTGGAGAGGGTTGAGGCCGATTTCGAGCAGAAACCAATAATTCCCAGGGATTACGAGCCAACACTTGGAGATATAGCCAGGATCAAAATTAGGAAGAAAAAGAAAAAGTAG
- a CDS encoding acetyl ornithine aminotransferase family protein, which yields MDYPRIVVNPPGPKAKELIEREKRVLSTGIGVKLFPLVPKRGFGPFIEDVDGNVFIDFLAGAAAASTGYSHPKLVKAVKEQVELIQHSMIGYTHSERAIRVAEKLVKISPIKNSKVLFGLSGSDAVDMAIKVSKFSTRRPWILAFIGAYHGQTLGATSVASFQVSQKRGYSPLMPNVFWVPYPNPYRNPWGINGYEEPQELVNRVVEYLEDYVFSHVVPPDEVAAFFAEPIQGDAGIVVPPENFFKELKKLLDEHGILLVMDEVQTGIGRTGKWFASEWFEVKPDMIIFGKGVASGMGLSGVIGREDIMDITSGSALLTPAANPVISAAADATLEIIEEENLLKNAIEVGSFIMKRLNELKEQFDIIGDVRGKGLMIGVEIVKENGRPDPEMTGKICWRAFELGLILPSYGMFGNVIRITPPLVLTKEVAEKGLEIIEKAIKDAIAGKVERKVVTWH from the coding sequence ATGGATTATCCGAGGATAGTTGTTAATCCTCCTGGACCAAAGGCCAAGGAATTAATAGAGAGAGAAAAAAGAGTTCTCTCAACTGGAATTGGAGTTAAGCTTTTTCCTCTAGTTCCTAAGAGAGGATTTGGTCCTTTTATAGAGGATGTTGACGGCAACGTTTTCATAGATTTCTTAGCGGGAGCTGCGGCCGCATCAACTGGTTATTCTCATCCTAAGCTAGTTAAAGCGGTTAAAGAACAGGTCGAGCTCATACAGCATTCCATGATAGGTTACACTCACAGTGAGAGAGCCATAAGGGTCGCTGAGAAGTTAGTAAAGATATCTCCAATTAAGAATTCAAAAGTTCTCTTCGGATTGAGCGGGAGTGATGCCGTAGATATGGCGATAAAGGTGTCAAAGTTCTCCACCAGAAGGCCTTGGATACTTGCTTTCATAGGGGCCTACCACGGCCAAACCCTCGGTGCCACTTCTGTGGCTTCGTTCCAAGTTTCGCAGAAGAGAGGGTACTCTCCGCTGATGCCAAACGTCTTCTGGGTTCCATATCCAAATCCCTACAGGAATCCCTGGGGCATAAACGGCTATGAAGAACCTCAGGAGCTCGTTAATAGGGTAGTAGAGTATTTAGAAGACTACGTTTTCTCTCACGTGGTTCCCCCAGATGAGGTTGCAGCCTTCTTCGCCGAGCCGATTCAGGGTGATGCTGGCATAGTAGTTCCTCCAGAGAACTTCTTCAAAGAGCTGAAGAAGTTGCTAGATGAGCATGGAATACTTCTGGTCATGGACGAAGTTCAGACGGGAATTGGGAGAACTGGAAAGTGGTTTGCGAGTGAATGGTTTGAAGTAAAACCCGACATGATAATATTTGGAAAGGGAGTTGCAAGCGGGATGGGACTTAGTGGAGTCATAGGAAGGGAAGATATCATGGACATAACGAGTGGTTCAGCACTACTAACTCCAGCGGCCAATCCCGTTATTTCGGCGGCGGCAGATGCGACCCTTGAGATAATCGAAGAGGAGAATTTGCTTAAGAATGCAATTGAAGTTGGAAGCTTCATAATGAAAAGGCTAAACGAGCTCAAGGAGCAGTTCGACATCATAGGGGATGTTAGGGGAAAAGGCTTAATGATAGGTGTCGAGATAGTTAAGGAAAATGGAAGGCCTGATCCCGAGATGACTGGGAAGATATGCTGGAGGGCGTTTGAGCTTGGCCTTATACTGCCTAGCTATGGGATGTTTGGTAACGTGATAAGGATAACTCCACCGCTTGTACTAACAAAAGAGGTTGCAGAGAAGGGATTGGAGATTATCGAGAAAGCTATTAAAGACGCGATAGCTGGAAAAGTTGAAAGGAAAGTTGTAACCTGGCACTGA
- a CDS encoding alanine/glycine:cation symporter family protein, protein MGAIMDFVNWLDGEVWGPPMIVLLLGTGLLLTIVLKGIQFRRLGWSIRFTLFEGRKKTGEGDITPFQALMATISGTVGIGNIAGVATAIHFGGPGALFWMWITALVGMATRYSEGLLGVAFRGKLPDGTMIGGTFNFLEKGFAEVKGTGISRVIASIFTILFAIFLAKDGLGLAGGLRVLAFILAILFAALGLALLKEDYLPTIGKILAVLFALFASIAAFGIGNMTQANSVADAIRTAFSIPEWVTGLALAVLTFIVVIGGIKRIGEVAEMLVPFMAIIYFLFAIGVWIKFAGQIPHAIAVIINDAFTGKAVAGGAIGQVIIWGVKRGLFSNEAGLGTATLAHAAAKTDHPSRQAHVAMLGPFIDTLIICSLTGISIVVTGAYAKYPDLNGAPLTQAAFAEAFGYIGEIMVAIGIILFAYSTILAWSFYGRQNVMYLAKWITQDPQKFANLYPKLHLVYNLLFVIFIYVGAVKPLEDVWNFSDMMNGLMAIPNLIGLIVLYPIIKQYTEEFIAKNP, encoded by the coding sequence ATGGGCGCAATAATGGACTTTGTGAACTGGCTTGATGGTGAGGTATGGGGCCCACCAATGATAGTTCTACTGCTCGGTACAGGACTGCTATTGACAATAGTGCTTAAGGGAATACAGTTCAGAAGGCTAGGATGGTCAATAAGGTTTACCCTCTTTGAGGGTAGAAAGAAGACTGGTGAAGGAGATATTACTCCTTTTCAGGCATTGATGGCAACGATCTCGGGAACGGTAGGAATAGGTAACATAGCCGGTGTAGCAACCGCAATACACTTTGGAGGTCCAGGAGCACTGTTCTGGATGTGGATAACGGCACTAGTGGGAATGGCAACAAGGTATTCTGAGGGATTACTTGGAGTGGCCTTTAGAGGCAAGCTACCAGACGGTACAATGATAGGAGGAACTTTCAACTTCCTCGAGAAAGGATTCGCCGAGGTTAAGGGGACGGGAATAAGCAGGGTTATAGCTTCAATATTCACGATTCTGTTCGCAATATTCTTAGCAAAAGATGGCCTTGGGTTGGCAGGTGGCCTTAGGGTTCTCGCATTCATACTTGCAATACTCTTCGCGGCCTTGGGATTGGCATTGCTCAAGGAGGATTACCTACCTACAATAGGAAAGATACTTGCAGTTCTCTTTGCATTGTTCGCTTCAATAGCAGCGTTTGGAATAGGTAACATGACACAGGCCAACTCAGTAGCTGATGCAATAAGAACGGCATTCAGCATTCCAGAGTGGGTAACTGGATTAGCATTAGCTGTCTTGACGTTCATAGTCGTTATCGGTGGAATCAAGAGAATCGGTGAAGTTGCAGAGATGCTAGTTCCATTCATGGCAATAATATACTTCCTATTCGCAATAGGCGTCTGGATAAAGTTTGCTGGACAGATACCACATGCAATAGCAGTTATAATCAACGATGCCTTCACGGGTAAAGCGGTTGCAGGAGGAGCTATAGGTCAGGTGATAATCTGGGGTGTGAAGAGAGGTCTCTTCTCTAACGAAGCAGGTCTTGGAACTGCAACTCTAGCTCACGCTGCAGCTAAGACCGACCATCCATCTAGGCAGGCTCACGTTGCCATGCTCGGTCCATTCATCGACACGCTAATAATATGCTCCCTTACCGGAATAAGCATCGTCGTAACTGGAGCATACGCTAAGTACCCAGACCTTAACGGTGCTCCTCTAACCCAAGCGGCCTTTGCAGAGGCATTCGGATACATAGGAGAAATAATGGTTGCTATAGGAATAATACTGTTCGCGTACTCAACGATACTGGCATGGTCCTTCTATGGAAGGCAAAACGTTATGTACCTAGCTAAGTGGATAACCCAGGACCCACAGAAGTTCGCCAATCTCTATCCAAAGCTCCACCTAGTTTACAACTTACTCTTCGTCATATTCATCTACGTAGGTGCAGTTAAGCCACTCGAGGACGTCTGGAATTTCTCAGATATGATGAACGGACTAATGGCGATACCCAACTTAATTGGACTAATAGTCTTGTATCCAATAATTAAGCAGTACACCGAAGAGTTCATCGCTAAGAACCCATAA
- a CDS encoding DUF4129 domain-containing protein, with product MKKSVLGLFIALMILIGTMQSNAVTSWGGVGRTLGVIVLLMFSIYLVVGIFLLILAFMSGRDIGIRAPKGSAFNPLFLLLSMVLAMFYFMFILKIASMRNVKRIALNTTYSPNASFIIPSPETKVHEVVMSKPVLYLPLLLLIIVIVLFGLYTFRDLSRSIERRKTKRELQNFDRKLDEEGIDLFSDPRKAIIELYKKAVLWLEILGIPYKESWTHWEHAGKVTHKRIAYVELVKLFEKAKYAPEKVTRRDALKAYELYMVIRGED from the coding sequence GTGAAGAAGTCAGTGCTCGGACTATTCATTGCACTAATGATCTTAATTGGGACAATGCAATCCAATGCAGTTACGAGCTGGGGAGGAGTAGGAAGGACTCTTGGTGTAATAGTTCTGCTTATGTTCTCAATCTACCTGGTAGTTGGGATTTTTCTCCTAATTCTTGCCTTCATGTCTGGGAGAGATATAGGGATTAGGGCCCCCAAAGGTTCAGCGTTTAATCCGTTATTTTTACTTCTCTCAATGGTTCTTGCGATGTTTTACTTCATGTTTATCCTTAAGATAGCTAGCATGAGAAACGTCAAGAGAATAGCACTAAACACAACTTATTCGCCAAATGCCTCATTTATAATTCCTAGCCCTGAAACTAAGGTTCACGAGGTTGTGATGAGTAAACCCGTGCTTTATCTTCCCCTTCTCCTCTTAATTATAGTAATAGTCCTTTTTGGGCTCTACACGTTTAGAGATCTATCCAGGAGCATAGAGAGAAGGAAGACTAAGAGAGAACTCCAGAACTTCGACAGGAAACTAGATGAAGAGGGCATAGATTTATTTTCAGACCCCAGGAAGGCCATTATCGAACTCTATAAAAAAGCAGTCCTTTGGTTAGAGATCCTTGGAATTCCGTACAAGGAGAGCTGGACCCACTGGGAACACGCTGGGAAAGTTACACATAAAAGAATTGCTTATGTAGAGCTTGTAAAGTTATTTGAAAAGGCTAAATACGCACCTGAGAAAGTTACAAGGAGAGATGCCCTTAAAGCGTATGAACTTTATATGGTGATCAGAGGTGAGGATTAA
- a CDS encoding AAA family ATPase yields the protein MNVQVKAQKVLEEVKKAIVGKDNVLKLMLASMLADGHILIEDLPGLAKTLMAKSFAKALGLEFRRVQFTPDLLPSDILGVNVFNQKTLEFEFKKGPVFTNILLADEINRAPPKTQSALLEAMQERQVTIEGNTYQLPRPFIVIATQNPIEQEGTYPLPEAQLDRFLVRLRVGYPSKEEEKEILKRRIERKMDDVEINTVLSPEDILRMQREIEEVYVSDAIIEYITSLVWATREDKREIEVGVSPRGSLALLKLSRAYAAIEGRDYVIPDDVKAVAVPALSHRIILKRELWYMRIRQEDIIKKILEKVPVPKFE from the coding sequence ATGAACGTTCAGGTTAAAGCTCAAAAAGTTCTCGAAGAGGTTAAAAAGGCCATAGTCGGAAAAGACAATGTTCTAAAGCTGATGCTCGCCTCAATGCTTGCCGATGGGCATATACTAATCGAGGATCTACCAGGATTAGCCAAAACTTTGATGGCAAAGAGCTTTGCTAAAGCCTTAGGGCTTGAATTCAGAAGGGTGCAATTTACTCCAGACCTATTGCCGAGTGATATCCTGGGAGTTAACGTTTTCAACCAGAAAACCCTTGAGTTTGAGTTTAAAAAGGGACCGGTCTTTACTAACATACTCTTGGCGGATGAGATAAATAGGGCTCCACCAAAGACTCAATCGGCCCTATTGGAGGCCATGCAAGAGAGGCAGGTTACCATAGAAGGGAATACGTATCAACTCCCAAGGCCCTTCATAGTCATAGCCACTCAGAACCCGATAGAGCAAGAAGGAACTTATCCCCTGCCGGAGGCTCAGCTAGATAGATTCTTGGTTAGATTGAGGGTTGGATATCCAAGTAAAGAGGAAGAGAAAGAAATTCTAAAAAGGAGAATTGAGAGGAAAATGGATGACGTTGAGATAAACACAGTTTTATCTCCTGAGGACATTCTAAGGATGCAGAGGGAGATAGAGGAAGTGTACGTGAGCGACGCCATAATAGAGTATATAACTTCTCTAGTTTGGGCGACGAGGGAAGATAAAAGGGAAATAGAAGTCGGGGTTTCACCCAGGGGAAGTTTAGCCTTGTTAAAGCTCTCTAGAGCATATGCCGCCATAGAGGGTAGGGATTATGTAATACCTGATGACGTTAAGGCCGTTGCTGTTCCGGCCTTGAGCCACAGGATAATACTCAAGAGGGAACTATGGTACATGAGAATTCGTCAGGAGGATATCATAAAGAAGATACTTGAAAAGGTTCCAGTTCCAAAGTTTGAGTGA
- a CDS encoding DUF58 domain-containing protein, whose translation MKPTGKAYALMTIIWIITILSYFLIRWEGVALTIPFLMVFLLSTIFFKSSVGVEVKREIERSRAIEGSIVEITLKIKPRANARAVLVQDLTPEGLEILGRNSWVLSLKEGEEVKLKYKVKVVRGHHEFLGVRISYRDPFGIFEEDRVVEIYDELIGIPRIEDVITPYSTKGTKITTGPLPSPRLGEGLEFHAVREYMPGDPMKIINWKATAKTGKIMVNEFESERKVDVVVVVDATYKGVDVFDHLMRAAASLLLDALENGTSFGLLISEAVPIWTKVDYGKRHFFKCIDVLSISRPDKNNMIAYQVEHMARTKLPPRAQIIFISPLLTRESEEAIFTLYRLGYKIVTISPDPYSAREPRSREEELALRLLGLKRKARIRKVSEWTIVIDWNVKHPLKAAILSTFRGNVT comes from the coding sequence ATGAAACCAACAGGGAAGGCATACGCTCTAATGACGATAATCTGGATAATAACTATACTCTCATATTTCCTGATAAGATGGGAGGGAGTTGCCTTAACTATCCCGTTCCTAATGGTATTCCTCCTCTCAACAATCTTCTTTAAGTCAAGCGTAGGCGTTGAAGTTAAGAGGGAAATTGAAAGAAGTCGGGCCATTGAAGGTAGTATCGTGGAGATAACCCTAAAGATAAAGCCGAGGGCTAATGCAAGGGCTGTTTTAGTTCAAGATTTAACCCCGGAAGGATTGGAAATCCTAGGTAGGAATTCCTGGGTGCTCTCGCTAAAGGAGGGCGAGGAAGTCAAGCTGAAATATAAGGTTAAGGTTGTTAGAGGGCACCACGAGTTTCTTGGGGTTAGGATATCTTACAGGGATCCATTTGGTATCTTTGAGGAAGACAGGGTGGTTGAAATTTATGATGAACTCATCGGAATCCCTAGAATAGAAGATGTCATAACACCGTACTCGACGAAGGGGACTAAGATAACTACCGGACCATTGCCGTCTCCTAGACTAGGAGAAGGCCTCGAATTCCACGCGGTGAGGGAGTACATGCCAGGGGATCCGATGAAGATAATAAACTGGAAGGCCACGGCCAAAACCGGAAAAATCATGGTAAATGAGTTTGAAAGCGAAAGGAAAGTTGATGTTGTAGTAGTTGTAGATGCCACGTACAAAGGTGTAGATGTGTTCGACCACTTAATGAGGGCAGCAGCCTCCCTCCTTCTAGATGCCCTTGAAAACGGAACAAGTTTTGGATTGCTCATATCGGAGGCAGTCCCGATCTGGACGAAAGTTGACTACGGGAAGAGGCACTTCTTCAAGTGCATCGACGTGCTGAGTATTAGCAGGCCAGACAAGAATAACATGATTGCGTACCAAGTTGAGCACATGGCAAGAACTAAACTTCCCCCCAGGGCTCAGATAATCTTTATTTCCCCCCTACTTACTAGGGAAAGCGAAGAGGCAATCTTCACCTTATATAGGCTCGGTTATAAGATAGTAACCATAAGTCCAGATCCTTATTCAGCTAGAGAACCCAGGAGTAGGGAGGAAGAGCTCGCGCTGAGGTTGTTAGGACTTAAGAGAAAGGCGAGGATAAGGAAGGTAAGCGAATGGACCATAGTCATAGATTGGAACGTTAAGCATCCCCTGAAAGCCGCCATTCTCTCAACCTTTAGGGGGAATGTGACATGA
- a CDS encoding MFS transporter, with amino-acid sequence MDSEKRWTFVLLDTLLMAAGFGTLTFMGVAKPDIIRHFGISSDAYELQHIAYVFGLFVAFLIGHTKLYEGSFKRSVGIAISWAAIPQMLIPFTGNWNVVVFLRFIQGFVVGLVPLFSTQIARYFVSERPFAKGIILSGIFWGGVFGSISARYMLGRVPWKESFLITGIIMYIVYAIWFALTEDFEIRHKKASEGGINIWKLPFTWVLGFTFFPALWVIFTIIGFSSKLGYDAGWTKDQVSTLSTLLSISKALWSIGFGYLGYLLSKKNTTPRGLFNAIVKVMITAYLVALIGMIIYSYGMLSRSYSIVLASVVLVGALQGTGPAFWTSAPATYPETVVARANFALGLISNSANAVAPTVTEVLSRYSEGLALAELSLMPVVGIVTLLIVSRMRLPVEEFKE; translated from the coding sequence ATGGATAGCGAAAAAAGATGGACTTTTGTGCTTTTGGATACCCTCTTAATGGCCGCTGGATTCGGAACTTTAACATTCATGGGCGTTGCAAAGCCTGATATAATAAGGCACTTTGGAATAAGTAGCGATGCCTATGAATTACAACACATAGCCTACGTCTTCGGTCTGTTCGTTGCATTCCTGATAGGCCACACTAAGTTGTACGAGGGTTCGTTCAAGAGGAGTGTTGGAATAGCGATATCTTGGGCCGCAATTCCTCAGATGTTAATTCCCTTCACCGGGAACTGGAATGTCGTAGTCTTTCTGAGGTTCATTCAGGGATTCGTGGTTGGTTTAGTCCCACTTTTCAGCACCCAGATAGCTAGGTACTTCGTATCCGAAAGGCCATTTGCGAAGGGCATAATCTTGTCCGGAATATTCTGGGGAGGGGTATTCGGAAGCATAAGCGCCAGATACATGTTGGGTAGGGTTCCATGGAAGGAGAGCTTCCTCATAACTGGAATAATAATGTACATAGTTTACGCGATATGGTTCGCCTTAACGGAGGACTTTGAGATAAGGCACAAAAAGGCAAGCGAGGGTGGAATAAACATATGGAAGCTGCCATTCACTTGGGTTCTTGGCTTTACGTTCTTCCCGGCGCTTTGGGTGATATTCACAATAATAGGCTTTTCATCGAAGCTCGGTTACGATGCCGGCTGGACCAAGGATCAGGTTTCAACTCTCTCAACCCTCTTAAGCATATCCAAGGCCCTGTGGAGCATTGGATTCGGTTACCTTGGATACCTCTTATCGAAGAAGAACACTACGCCAAGGGGACTCTTTAATGCAATAGTCAAAGTCATGATAACGGCGTATCTCGTGGCATTAATTGGAATGATAATCTACTCGTACGGAATGCTCTCAAGGAGTTATTCAATAGTTTTGGCAAGCGTTGTACTTGTGGGGGCCCTTCAAGGAACTGGGCCCGCGTTCTGGACTAGCGCTCCAGCAACTTACCCAGAGACAGTCGTTGCTAGAGCAAACTTTGCCCTTGGGTTAATCTCTAACAGCGCGAACGCCGTGGCTCCAACGGTAACAGAGGTTCTCTCAAGGTACAGCGAAGGCCTGGCATTAGCGGAGCTATCCTTGATGCCGGTCGTTGGTATAGTGACACTCTTAATCGTCAGCAGGATGAGGCTTCCTGTTGAAGAGTTTAAGGAGTGA
- a CDS encoding pyridoxal phosphate-dependent aminotransferase, which translates to MRQKRKYFIAERVILIKRSKIRELFERASKMENVISLGIGEPDFDTPKNIKEACKRALDEGWTHYTPNAGIQQLREAVVEYYKKFYDVDIDVENVIITAGAYEGTYLAFESLLESGDEVLIPDPAFVSYVEDAKLAEAKPVRIPLREENNFMPDPDELLELVTKKTRMIVINYPNNPTGATLDKEVAKAIADIAQDYNIYILSDEPYEHFIYDDAKHYPMLKFAPENTILANSFSKTFAMTGWRLGFVVAPSEIIKEMIKLHAYIIGNVASFIQVAGVEALRSEESWKAVKEMRKEYNERRKLVLKRLKEMPGIRVKEPKGAFYVFPSIKDTGMSSEKFSEWLLEKARVVVIPGTAFGKMGEGYVRISYATSREKLMEAMDRMEKALSEL; encoded by the coding sequence ATGAGACAGAAGAGAAAGTATTTCATCGCTGAGAGGGTTATTCTCATTAAAAGGTCAAAAATAAGGGAGTTGTTCGAAAGGGCTTCAAAAATGGAGAATGTTATCTCTCTAGGAATAGGAGAACCAGATTTTGACACCCCCAAGAACATAAAAGAAGCTTGTAAGAGGGCTTTGGATGAAGGCTGGACTCACTACACGCCAAACGCTGGTATTCAGCAGTTAAGGGAGGCTGTCGTTGAATATTACAAGAAGTTCTACGATGTAGATATAGATGTTGAAAACGTTATAATAACGGCCGGTGCTTATGAGGGAACTTACCTAGCCTTTGAATCACTACTCGAGAGTGGGGATGAGGTTTTAATTCCAGACCCTGCATTCGTTTCTTACGTTGAGGATGCAAAGCTTGCAGAGGCGAAACCAGTTAGGATCCCACTAAGGGAAGAGAACAACTTCATGCCAGATCCTGATGAGTTGCTAGAGCTGGTAACTAAGAAAACTAGGATGATAGTTATAAACTATCCAAACAATCCAACCGGGGCGACCTTAGATAAGGAAGTTGCCAAAGCCATAGCCGACATAGCTCAAGACTATAACATCTACATCCTTAGCGACGAGCCCTATGAGCACTTCATTTACGATGATGCTAAGCATTACCCAATGCTGAAGTTTGCTCCCGAGAATACGATACTAGCGAACTCCTTCTCAAAGACGTTTGCGATGACTGGCTGGAGACTTGGTTTTGTTGTCGCGCCTTCCGAGATTATAAAGGAGATGATAAAGCTTCATGCCTACATAATAGGCAACGTTGCATCATTTATTCAGGTGGCTGGGGTTGAGGCTTTGAGAAGTGAGGAGAGCTGGAAGGCAGTTAAAGAGATGAGGAAGGAGTACAACGAGAGAAGAAAACTCGTCTTAAAGAGGTTAAAGGAAATGCCGGGGATTAGGGTTAAAGAACCTAAAGGTGCCTTTTACGTGTTCCCAAGCATAAAGGACACTGGAATGTCAAGTGAGAAATTCAGCGAGTGGCTCCTCGAGAAAGCTAGAGTTGTAGTAATCCCGGGAACGGCTTTTGGTAAGATGGGTGAAGGATACGTAAGGATAAGCTACGCAACTAGTAGGGAGAAGCTTATGGAAGCTATGGACAGAATGGAAAAAGCCCTTAGCGAGCTCTAA
- the cgi121 gene encoding KEOPS complex subunit Cgi121 — translation MLEIKTKFGKLCIAKVKLASESIERALNLCNDNCQIVSAKCHEEVIFATILAIKAFSSGRNTAKTIKGEILLRLAGVKQIKDAIKIIGARKGENLIIYFGVSDPCSSLKDFISSLGLREEPLKPCDEDEVKRGFERAAIIEAL, via the coding sequence ATGCTCGAAATAAAAACAAAGTTTGGAAAGCTCTGCATAGCTAAGGTTAAGTTAGCATCGGAATCAATTGAACGCGCTTTGAACCTTTGTAACGACAATTGTCAGATAGTTAGCGCCAAATGTCATGAAGAGGTCATCTTCGCAACGATCTTGGCCATAAAGGCATTTAGTTCTGGAAGGAATACTGCCAAGACAATAAAGGGAGAGATACTGTTAAGGTTAGCTGGTGTGAAGCAGATAAAGGATGCGATAAAGATCATTGGAGCTAGGAAAGGTGAAAACCTAATAATATACTTTGGAGTCTCCGACCCTTGCAGTAGTCTTAAAGATTTTATTTCAAGTTTAGGTCTGAGGGAAGAGCCTCTCAAGCCTTGCGATGAAGATGAGGTTAAGAGAGGGTTCGAAAGGGCAGCAATAATCGAGGCCCTCTAA
- a CDS encoding ribbon-helix-helix domain-containing protein — translation MAKMKIISVQLPQNLIHGLDSLVKRGIYPNRSEAIRVAIRELLKKELYKEEIQEEIPEYVVR, via the coding sequence ATGGCCAAGATGAAAATAATAAGCGTCCAACTTCCCCAGAATTTAATTCATGGCCTAGATTCTCTTGTTAAAAGAGGTATTTATCCGAATAGAAGCGAAGCCATCAGAGTAGCCATAAGAGAGCTTCTAAAGAAGGAGCTATACAAGGAGGAAATCCAGGAAGAAATCCCCGAATACGTTGTTAGATAA